The following are from one region of the Mycolicibacterium diernhoferi genome:
- the abc-f gene encoding ribosomal protection-like ABC-F family protein: MTATLVAKDVAGGYAHRVLFENVDLTVAPGDVIGVVGANGAGKSTLLRILAGELAPLGGTVNVAPPDAFVGWLPQEHERVPGETIAGYIARRTGCAAATREMEATAAALDDTAAGADAYSIALEHWLATGAADLDERLPAVLADVGLDGVTPDETPMTALSGGQAARVGLAALLLSRFDIVLLDEPTNDLDLDGLDRLERFVGELRGGVVLVSHDREFLARSVTRVLELDLAQHTSTVFGGGYESYLEEREVNRRHRREQYEEFADKKADLVARARTQREWSSQGVRNAMRKSPDNDKIRRRAQSESSEKQAQKVRQMESRIARLEEVEEPRKEWTLQFTIGSAPRSSSVVATLDNAVVRQGDFVLGPLSLQVDAGERIGITGPNGAGKSTLLATLLGRRTPDSGRASLGASVAIGEIDQARAEFAGPGRLVDRFEQHVPDWSTAEVRTLLAKFGLTSDHVERAVEELSPGERTRAGLALLQARGVNVLVLDEPTNHLDLPAIEQLEQALESYDGALLLVTHDRRMLQNVRLDRIWRVENGQVVE; encoded by the coding sequence ATGACCGCAACGCTCGTCGCCAAGGATGTGGCCGGCGGATACGCCCACCGCGTCCTGTTCGAGAACGTCGACCTGACCGTGGCGCCGGGTGATGTGATCGGCGTCGTCGGCGCCAACGGTGCCGGCAAGAGCACCCTGTTGCGGATCCTGGCCGGCGAACTCGCCCCACTCGGCGGCACGGTCAACGTGGCACCCCCGGACGCGTTCGTCGGCTGGCTGCCCCAGGAACACGAGCGGGTGCCGGGGGAGACCATCGCCGGCTACATCGCCCGGCGTACCGGTTGTGCGGCCGCCACCCGGGAGATGGAGGCGACCGCCGCGGCCCTGGACGACACCGCGGCCGGCGCGGACGCCTACTCCATCGCACTGGAGCACTGGTTGGCCACCGGCGCAGCCGATCTCGATGAACGGCTACCCGCCGTGCTCGCCGATGTCGGACTGGACGGCGTCACGCCCGACGAGACCCCGATGACCGCCCTCTCGGGTGGGCAGGCGGCCCGGGTCGGGTTGGCGGCACTGCTGCTGTCCCGCTTCGACATCGTCCTGCTCGACGAGCCGACCAACGACCTGGACCTCGACGGCCTGGACCGCCTGGAACGCTTCGTCGGTGAACTGCGCGGCGGCGTGGTTCTGGTGAGCCACGACCGGGAGTTTCTCGCGCGCAGCGTGACTCGTGTCCTGGAACTGGATCTCGCGCAGCACACCAGCACGGTCTTCGGCGGCGGCTACGAGAGTTACCTGGAGGAACGCGAGGTCAACCGGCGCCACCGCCGCGAACAGTATGAGGAGTTCGCCGACAAGAAGGCCGACCTGGTCGCCCGCGCCCGCACCCAGCGGGAGTGGTCCAGCCAGGGGGTGCGTAACGCCATGCGCAAATCCCCCGACAACGACAAGATCCGCCGCCGTGCGCAGAGCGAGTCCAGTGAGAAACAGGCGCAGAAGGTCCGGCAGATGGAGAGTCGGATCGCCCGTCTCGAAGAGGTCGAGGAACCACGCAAGGAATGGACCCTGCAGTTCACCATCGGTTCCGCGCCGCGGTCGAGCTCGGTGGTCGCGACCCTCGACAATGCCGTGGTGCGACAGGGCGACTTCGTACTCGGCCCGCTGTCCCTGCAGGTGGACGCCGGCGAGCGGATCGGTATCACCGGGCCGAACGGGGCGGGCAAGTCGACGCTGCTGGCCACCCTGCTGGGACGGCGTACACCCGACTCCGGGCGGGCGAGTCTGGGCGCCAGCGTCGCCATCGGCGAAATCGACCAGGCCCGAGCCGAATTCGCCGGCCCGGGGCGTCTGGTCGATCGTTTCGAACAGCATGTGCCGGACTGGTCGACCGCCGAGGTGCGGACGTTGCTGGCGAAGTTCGGGCTGACCTCCGATCACGTGGAACGCGCGGTCGAGGAACTCTCGCCCGGGGAGCGGACCCGCGCCGGCCTGGCTCTGCTGCAGGCCCGCGGCGTCAACGTGCTCGTCCTCGACGAACCGACCAACCACCTGGACCTGCCCGCCATCGAACAGCTCGAGCAGGCCCTGGAGAGCTACGACGGCGCGCTGCTACTCGTCACGCACGACCGCCGGATGCTGCAGAACGTGCGGCTGGACCGGATCTGGCGCGTGGAGAATGGTCAGGTCGTCGAATAG
- a CDS encoding AraC family transcriptional regulator: protein MDVFGDLCRGVRAHGSLFGSSQLTAPWALRFIDGAPLTLCAVVGGQGWLLPQHGEPIRMRDRDTVVVKGPETFTFVDDVDTNAEPVDCGEFCAVPELGGTRHRLGWSDCAGPASGGTTLVVGAYPVRGEISRRLLDTLPAVLHLPGGDTGDAVLDHLAAEAALDVPGQQVVLDRLLDWMLVCTLRTWFDRPDGRPPAWWSAQRDPVVGDALRFLHADPAAPWTVSSLAAEIGVSRSTLAKRFSELVGEPPLTYLTGWRMTLAMDLLIEQQEATVREVARAVGYSDPFTFSAAFKRYRGVNPSEFRRINTA from the coding sequence GTGGATGTGTTCGGCGACCTGTGCCGCGGTGTGCGTGCCCACGGCTCGCTCTTCGGCAGCTCGCAGCTGACCGCACCGTGGGCGCTGCGCTTCATCGACGGCGCCCCGCTCACCCTGTGCGCGGTCGTCGGTGGGCAGGGTTGGCTGCTGCCGCAGCACGGTGAGCCCATCCGGATGCGGGACCGCGACACCGTCGTGGTGAAGGGTCCGGAGACGTTCACCTTCGTCGATGATGTCGACACCAATGCGGAGCCGGTGGACTGTGGGGAGTTCTGCGCGGTACCGGAACTCGGCGGCACCCGGCACCGGCTCGGATGGAGCGACTGCGCCGGCCCGGCGTCCGGGGGCACCACACTGGTCGTCGGCGCCTACCCGGTGCGCGGTGAGATCAGCCGCCGGCTGCTGGACACGCTGCCGGCCGTGCTGCACCTGCCCGGGGGAGACACCGGCGACGCGGTGCTCGACCATCTGGCCGCCGAGGCGGCGCTGGACGTCCCGGGGCAGCAGGTCGTGCTGGACCGGCTGCTGGACTGGATGCTGGTCTGCACGCTGCGCACCTGGTTCGACCGGCCCGACGGCAGGCCGCCGGCCTGGTGGAGCGCGCAGCGGGACCCGGTGGTGGGCGACGCGCTGCGGTTCTTGCACGCCGACCCGGCGGCGCCGTGGACGGTGTCGTCGCTGGCCGCCGAGATCGGTGTGTCCCGGTCGACCCTGGCGAAACGGTTCAGCGAGCTGGTGGGTGAGCCGCCGTTGACGTACCTCACCGGCTGGCGGATGACGCTGGCGATGGATCTGCTGATCGAGCAGCAGGAAGCCACGGTCCGGGAAGTCGCCCGCGCGGTGGGGTACTCGGACCCGTTCACCTTCAGTGCGGCGTTCAAACGGTACCGGGGGGTGAACCCCAGCGAGTTCCGGCGAATCAACACCGCGTAG
- a CDS encoding NAD(P)H-binding protein, protein MSNETTLVLGASGKTGRRVAARLRLRGTPTRPASRTSETPFDWSDPDSWDAALDGITALYLIAPAVPGPAHDFVARAEAAGVRRAVLLSGRGADRWGDSPFGLDMRSAEDAVRGSRLEWTILRPNNFAQNFDEDLFHAPLLAGEIALPAGEVPEPFIDIEDVADVAVTVLSEPGRHAGQVYELTGPAPITFGVAVDMIAKASGRQITYKQISPQEYTALLIEQGVGEQEAQHVAEMFVLMSGGPIATTTDTVASVLGRAPRSFEDYVLRTAAAGVWSR, encoded by the coding sequence ATGAGCAACGAAACCACCCTTGTCCTCGGCGCCAGCGGTAAGACCGGGCGTCGCGTGGCCGCCCGGCTGCGCCTGCGCGGCACGCCCACCCGGCCGGCGTCGCGAACCAGCGAGACCCCCTTCGACTGGTCCGATCCCGATAGCTGGGATGCGGCGCTGGACGGCATCACCGCGCTCTACCTGATCGCACCCGCGGTCCCCGGGCCGGCGCACGATTTCGTCGCCAGGGCCGAGGCGGCCGGCGTGCGGCGGGCGGTGCTGCTGTCCGGCCGCGGGGCCGACCGGTGGGGCGACTCCCCCTTCGGTCTGGACATGCGGTCGGCCGAGGACGCGGTCCGCGGCTCAAGACTGGAATGGACCATCCTGCGGCCGAACAACTTCGCGCAGAACTTCGACGAGGACCTGTTCCACGCCCCGCTGCTGGCCGGTGAGATCGCCCTGCCCGCCGGGGAGGTTCCCGAACCGTTCATCGACATCGAGGATGTCGCCGACGTGGCGGTAACAGTGCTGTCGGAGCCCGGCAGGCACGCCGGGCAGGTCTACGAGCTGACCGGACCCGCACCCATCACCTTCGGCGTGGCGGTCGACATGATCGCGAAGGCCTCCGGGCGGCAGATCACCTACAAGCAGATCTCGCCGCAGGAGTACACCGCGCTGCTGATCGAGCAGGGCGTCGGCGAGCAGGAGGCACAGCACGTCGCCGAGATGTTCGTGCTGATGTCCGGCGGGCCGATCGCCACCACCACCGACACCGTGGCGTCGGTACTGGGGCGCGCCCCCCGGTCATTCGAGGACTATGTGCTGCGCACCGCCGCCGCCGGAGTGTGGTCGCGGTGA
- a CDS encoding TetR/AcrR family transcriptional regulator, whose translation MSETPQRSYGGQSAEARRLHRRARLLDAALDAMDGNGWRTITVDKLCAAAGLNKRYFYESFASLDEVATSAVDDIADEVRTTTLAAVAGAAAEPLEQQAFVAVDALVRTLIRDPRRARVLLGSVSSSAAVQQHRDNVLRGLTGVLVGHARTVHDVELEKDPLALVAPAFIIGGTADAILAFVNGATDVSVGDLVASLATLWLVTGNGAAEVARARLDTSS comes from the coding sequence GTGTCCGAGACCCCGCAGCGCAGCTACGGCGGCCAGAGTGCCGAAGCGCGTCGTCTGCACCGCCGCGCTCGGCTGCTCGATGCCGCGCTGGATGCGATGGACGGCAACGGTTGGCGGACCATCACCGTCGACAAGCTCTGCGCCGCAGCGGGTCTGAACAAGCGGTACTTCTACGAGAGCTTCGCGAGCCTGGACGAGGTGGCCACCTCGGCCGTCGACGACATCGCCGACGAGGTGCGCACGACCACACTGGCGGCGGTCGCCGGCGCGGCCGCCGAGCCGCTGGAACAACAGGCTTTCGTGGCCGTCGATGCGTTGGTGCGCACCTTGATCCGAGATCCGAGGCGGGCCCGGGTGCTTCTCGGTTCGGTCTCCAGTTCAGCTGCCGTGCAACAACATCGAGACAACGTGCTGCGCGGACTGACGGGTGTTCTGGTCGGTCACGCGCGCACCGTGCACGATGTGGAACTGGAGAAGGACCCGCTGGCCCTGGTGGCGCCGGCGTTCATCATCGGTGGTACCGCAGACGCGATCCTCGCGTTCGTCAACGGAGCCACCGACGTGAGCGTCGGGGACCTGGTGGCCAGCCTGGCCACCCTGTGGCTGGTCACCGGCAACGGCGCGGCCGAGGTCGCCCGAGCACGGCTCGACACGAGCAGCTGA
- a CDS encoding pyridoxamine 5'-phosphate oxidase family protein, with protein MVAVTALTPEDIEFLGRPLYGFFTVATGAVPPQPRPVWFEVTAGRTVELITEPGAAKVRRLRTDPRASLVVTTEVGERERWVSVAGRTSIESEGAHELTNRLAARYWDLGDATRAAELEAMLGADLLRVVIHPEKVTRYSTT; from the coding sequence GTGGTCGCGGTGACGGCGCTGACGCCCGAGGACATCGAGTTCCTCGGGCGCCCGCTGTATGGATTCTTCACCGTCGCAACGGGTGCGGTTCCGCCGCAGCCTCGCCCGGTGTGGTTCGAGGTGACCGCCGGCCGCACCGTCGAGTTGATCACCGAACCCGGCGCGGCGAAGGTCCGGCGCCTGCGGACCGATCCTCGGGCGTCGCTGGTGGTCACCACCGAGGTGGGCGAGCGGGAGCGCTGGGTGTCGGTTGCGGGTAGGACCAGCATCGAATCCGAAGGCGCACATGAACTTACGAATCGCCTGGCGGCGCGCTACTGGGATCTGGGCGATGCGACCCGGGCCGCCGAACTGGAGGCCATGCTGGGCGCGGATCTGCTGCGGGTGGTCATCCACCCGGAGAAGGTGACCCGCTATTCGACGACCTGA
- a CDS encoding cytochrome P450: MTVALPAETIASAKLQLQSAAAAVASRYPSQVEPLAAPPPGSGLKPVMGNYGFPVLGHILDTIADPLDFARRRYDRYGPVSWAGGIGFRVVQLLGPEALETVWINKDKAFSSTRGWAPVIGPFFHRGIMLLDFEEHRDHRRIMQQAFTRSALEGYLDLMRPGIARTVRGWPTTRRFPLYDGVKKLLLDQAAEVFVGARLGAESDRLSEDFHHTVYGGQAIIRADVPGGAWARGLRARERLERYFAVQIPARRAGAGTDLFSMLCRSRSEDGDRFADEDIVNHMIFLLMAAHDTSAIAISMLAYELGRHRDWQQALRDEAHTEPADELGLDAIDRNYPLLDCAFKETLRMYAPAGTLFRQAIKDTEVAGHYIPRKAQVAINVYASMRLADWWPEPDRFNPDRFTAGADFGAVGRYAFAPFGGGVHKCLGQQFADMNVKAVMHQLLRTFEWTVPKGYHPRMGWGTGPTPADGLPVSMRRLGISGGGGGSRGGGGCVRW, translated from the coding sequence ATGACCGTCGCGCTCCCGGCGGAGACCATCGCGTCGGCGAAGCTGCAACTGCAGTCCGCCGCGGCCGCCGTGGCATCGCGCTACCCCAGCCAGGTCGAACCACTGGCGGCACCGCCGCCGGGATCCGGGCTCAAACCCGTGATGGGCAACTACGGTTTCCCGGTCCTCGGGCACATCCTGGATACGATCGCCGATCCGCTGGATTTCGCTCGGCGGCGTTATGACCGCTACGGCCCGGTGTCCTGGGCCGGCGGTATCGGGTTCCGCGTCGTGCAGTTGCTGGGGCCCGAGGCGCTGGAGACGGTGTGGATCAACAAGGACAAGGCGTTCTCCAGCACCCGCGGCTGGGCCCCGGTGATCGGGCCGTTCTTCCACCGCGGAATCATGCTGCTGGACTTCGAGGAGCACCGCGACCACCGGCGCATCATGCAGCAGGCGTTCACCCGCTCGGCGCTGGAGGGCTACCTGGATCTGATGCGGCCCGGCATCGCCCGGACGGTCCGCGGCTGGCCCACCACGCGGCGCTTCCCGCTTTACGACGGGGTCAAGAAGCTGTTGCTCGACCAGGCGGCCGAGGTGTTCGTCGGCGCGCGGCTGGGCGCCGAGTCCGACCGGTTGTCCGAGGACTTCCACCACACGGTGTACGGCGGGCAGGCAATCATCCGGGCCGATGTCCCCGGTGGGGCCTGGGCCCGCGGTCTGCGTGCGCGGGAACGCCTCGAACGCTATTTCGCCGTGCAGATCCCGGCGCGTCGTGCCGGCGCGGGTACCGACCTGTTCTCGATGCTGTGCCGCAGCAGAAGCGAGGACGGTGACCGGTTCGCCGACGAGGACATCGTCAACCACATGATCTTCCTGCTGATGGCCGCGCACGACACCAGTGCCATCGCGATCTCCATGCTGGCCTACGAACTCGGCCGCCATCGGGATTGGCAGCAGGCGCTCCGGGACGAGGCCCACACCGAGCCGGCCGACGAACTCGGACTCGACGCTATCGACCGGAACTATCCCCTGTTGGACTGCGCCTTCAAGGAGACCCTGCGCATGTACGCCCCGGCCGGCACGTTGTTCCGGCAGGCGATCAAGGACACCGAGGTCGCCGGGCACTACATCCCCCGCAAAGCGCAGGTGGCGATCAACGTGTACGCCTCCATGCGGCTGGCCGACTGGTGGCCCGAGCCGGACCGGTTCAACCCCGACCGGTTCACCGCGGGAGCCGATTTCGGCGCGGTCGGCCGGTACGCCTTCGCGCCGTTCGGCGGCGGTGTGCACAAATGCCTCGGCCAACAGTTCGCCGATATGAACGTCAAAGCCGTGATGCACCAACTACTCCGAACCTTCGAGTGGACGGTACCGAAGGGCTACCACCCGCGCATGGGGTGGGGAACCGGCCCCACGCCCGCGGACGGGCTGCCGGTGAGCATGCGCCGGCTGGGTATCAGCGGCGGCGGTGGTGGTAGCCGTGGTGGTGGCGGTTGCGTACGTTGGTGA
- a CDS encoding STAS domain-containing protein has protein sequence MTDTLASGTHSRPAPLEMATEWRDIDLAVITVAGDIDAANTRVLLDYTLGKLLLCRRMILDLTGVGFFATDGYWALRTLGSRCVLADTEFTLLPGVRAGRTLRICEQADQHAH, from the coding sequence ATGACGGACACCCTTGCCAGCGGCACCCACTCGCGGCCGGCGCCATTGGAGATGGCCACCGAGTGGCGCGATATCGACCTGGCCGTCATCACGGTCGCCGGTGATATCGACGCGGCGAACACCCGCGTGTTGTTGGACTACACGCTCGGCAAGCTGTTGCTGTGTCGCCGGATGATTCTCGACCTGACCGGTGTCGGGTTCTTCGCCACCGACGGCTACTGGGCGCTCAGGACCCTTGGATCTCGATGTGTCCTGGCGGACACGGAGTTCACCCTGCTGCCGGGAGTCCGGGCCGGGCGGACGTTGCGGATCTGCGAACAGGCCGACCAGCACGCGCACTGA
- a CDS encoding energy-coupling factor ABC transporter permease, whose product MHIEPGIVDGAKIVLSYATAGGAGVYAGTLAWKHLKERGPGSMLLGTSITTAMTLAFFEILPHFPVGVSEVHLILGSTLFLLFGVAPAAFGLALGLLIQGVFLAPFDLPQYGMNLTTLLVPLFALQYVAGRTIAPQTPYTRLKYRQALTLSTTYQAGIVSWVTFWALYGEGFSGQTVAGIATFGVAYLLVIVVEPLADLAVLAGAKSLDRNISGSWLEPRLFRPAMV is encoded by the coding sequence ATGCATATCGAGCCAGGGATCGTCGACGGCGCGAAGATCGTTCTGAGTTATGCGACGGCCGGTGGAGCCGGCGTCTACGCCGGCACGCTGGCCTGGAAACACCTCAAGGAACGCGGCCCGGGGTCCATGCTGCTGGGCACCTCCATCACCACTGCGATGACGTTGGCGTTCTTCGAGATCCTGCCGCACTTTCCGGTGGGCGTGTCCGAGGTGCACCTCATCCTCGGTTCCACGCTCTTCCTGTTGTTCGGTGTCGCGCCGGCCGCCTTCGGCCTGGCACTGGGGTTGCTCATCCAGGGTGTGTTCCTCGCGCCGTTCGACCTTCCGCAGTACGGGATGAACCTCACCACCCTGCTCGTCCCACTGTTCGCACTGCAGTATGTGGCCGGTCGTACGATTGCGCCCCAGACTCCCTATACGCGGCTGAAGTACCGTCAGGCGCTGACGCTTTCGACGACGTACCAGGCCGGGATCGTTTCCTGGGTGACCTTCTGGGCCCTCTACGGTGAAGGCTTCAGCGGCCAGACCGTGGCCGGCATCGCGACCTTCGGCGTGGCATACCTGCTCGTCATCGTGGTGGAACCACTGGCTGACCTGGCGGTGCTGGCGGGCGCGAAGTCGCTCGACCGGAACATCAGTGGGTCGTGGCTGGAGCCCCGTCTGTTCAGGCCGGCGATGGTGTGA
- a CDS encoding DUF7373 family lipoprotein, whose translation MDISDVLRRFSKFGVAGVAAAVLVACGGTDDSATTETNPAMATTTEPPVVSPAALDAGGYPTARRPPLGNAGDPTIGAIVEAQRMADHVVGPWEADADLSTPYLSTYYLLDTALALAQFAPDGVAQQADRHGFVNGFASARQSTDKAVMINAVFRFPDPAAATAAAADMNAAAADQAIRGVTPAPATIPGHPEAAASTYPFTPHESGREWAVVRSFAPHGPFVFMQLVQSVDGLDAATALVQKAIDVQGPRIDDFDPAPVDALAEVPLDPTGLLAKTLPAANSAAKTKNAVYTRRGAMHFQSNPTASKTLFTDTGVSTVAMALTNVYEAKSPGLASMVVGSFDKEVTAQGATAAAAVPGLPDSRCTARGKGFYCVAVAGRYAVEVNAETLSDAHQQMSAQYILLTAG comes from the coding sequence ATGGATATCTCAGATGTGTTGCGCCGCTTCAGCAAATTCGGTGTCGCCGGAGTGGCCGCCGCGGTCCTCGTGGCATGCGGCGGGACCGATGATTCGGCAACCACCGAAACGAACCCGGCGATGGCGACGACCACGGAGCCGCCCGTCGTGAGCCCCGCCGCCCTCGACGCCGGCGGCTATCCGACCGCGCGCCGGCCGCCGCTGGGAAATGCGGGCGACCCGACCATCGGCGCGATCGTCGAGGCCCAGCGCATGGCCGACCATGTCGTCGGCCCGTGGGAGGCCGATGCCGATCTGAGCACCCCGTATCTGTCCACCTACTACCTGCTCGACACCGCCCTCGCGCTGGCGCAGTTCGCGCCGGACGGCGTCGCACAGCAGGCGGACCGGCACGGGTTCGTCAACGGGTTCGCCTCGGCCCGGCAGAGCACCGACAAGGCGGTGATGATCAATGCGGTGTTCCGGTTCCCCGACCCCGCGGCGGCGACCGCCGCGGCCGCGGACATGAACGCCGCCGCAGCTGACCAAGCCATCCGCGGGGTCACCCCGGCGCCCGCGACGATTCCGGGCCATCCCGAAGCGGCGGCATCCACGTACCCGTTCACCCCGCACGAATCGGGCCGGGAATGGGCGGTGGTCCGATCGTTCGCGCCGCACGGCCCGTTCGTGTTCATGCAACTCGTGCAGTCCGTGGACGGACTCGACGCGGCCACCGCGCTGGTCCAGAAGGCGATCGACGTCCAGGGCCCGCGCATCGACGACTTCGACCCGGCCCCCGTCGACGCCCTCGCCGAAGTCCCGCTGGACCCGACCGGTCTGCTGGCCAAGACCCTGCCCGCGGCGAACAGCGCGGCCAAGACAAAGAACGCCGTCTACACCCGGCGGGGCGCCATGCATTTCCAGAGCAATCCCACCGCGTCCAAGACGTTGTTCACCGACACCGGTGTATCGACCGTCGCGATGGCGTTGACGAATGTGTACGAGGCGAAAAGCCCCGGGCTGGCATCGATGGTGGTCGGCTCGTTCGACAAGGAGGTCACCGCCCAGGGCGCCACGGCGGCCGCGGCGGTGCCGGGGTTGCCCGACAGCCGTTGCACCGCACGCGGTAAGGGCTTCTACTGTGTCGCTGTCGCCGGCCGGTACGCGGTCGAGGTCAACGCCGAGACCCTGTCCGACGCCCACCAACAGATGTCGGCGCAGTACATCCTGTTGACGGCGGGCTGA
- the nthA gene encoding nitrile hydratase subunit alpha has protein sequence MSDQFSYPTDREESSADRVGALERLLIEKGVITGETVDKVLAYFESEMTPLNGQKIVVKAWTDPDFAARVVVDTPAALAELDLPEGMAGAEGEHLQAVANAPGVHNLVICTLCSCFPWPVLGLPPYWYKDPVFRARAAREPRTVLTEIGVELSEDTEIKVWDSSGHSRWFVIPERPAGTDGFSEEQLMGLVTTESMMGVALAGQPS, from the coding sequence GTGAGTGACCAGTTTTCGTACCCCACCGACCGCGAGGAGTCGAGCGCGGACCGGGTCGGAGCGCTGGAACGGCTGCTGATCGAGAAAGGCGTCATCACCGGCGAGACCGTTGACAAGGTGCTGGCCTACTTCGAATCCGAGATGACTCCGCTCAACGGACAGAAGATCGTCGTAAAGGCCTGGACCGACCCGGATTTCGCGGCACGGGTCGTCGTGGACACCCCCGCCGCACTGGCCGAACTGGACCTGCCCGAAGGCATGGCCGGCGCCGAAGGTGAGCATCTGCAGGCGGTCGCCAATGCGCCCGGCGTGCACAACCTGGTCATCTGCACGCTGTGTTCCTGCTTCCCCTGGCCGGTGCTCGGCCTGCCGCCCTACTGGTACAAGGACCCGGTGTTCCGGGCGCGTGCCGCCCGGGAACCGCGCACCGTTCTCACCGAGATCGGCGTCGAACTCTCCGAGGACACCGAGATCAAGGTCTGGGATTCCAGCGGGCACTCGCGGTGGTTCGTCATCCCGGAACGCCCGGCGGGTACCGACGGGTTCAGCGAGGAACAGCTCATGGGTCTGGTCACCACCGAATCGATGATGGGCGTCGCCCTGGCGGGACAGCCGTCATGA
- a CDS encoding cutinase family protein, with the protein MIFRLGMAVAVAATTLAGLSAGTAAAAPACADFHWIGAAGSGQRDGAALAANGGMGDVVYRSYRQLATELAAGGQTMTAEAVQYPAAPVPLGGGLGGWMDFMDSVEDGTDAAAEQLEAFAERCPQTKVVLAGYSQGAMVIHRNLHDLADTGHVVAALLVADGDRLPTDTTINMGSTAVVPGMGKGVAQEHSFLASTDTSPLPPQIGARTVSVCDVGDPVCDYDAEAEEIPAAAIAIHTAYAPATSGAHAWGTPLYNLVMNSAHTPL; encoded by the coding sequence ATGATCTTTCGTCTGGGAATGGCGGTCGCGGTGGCCGCGACGACGCTGGCCGGACTGTCCGCAGGAACCGCCGCCGCGGCGCCGGCCTGCGCGGACTTCCACTGGATCGGCGCCGCCGGTTCGGGGCAGCGTGACGGCGCGGCGCTCGCCGCCAACGGTGGCATGGGCGATGTCGTCTACCGGTCCTACCGGCAACTGGCCACCGAACTGGCCGCCGGCGGACAGACCATGACGGCCGAGGCCGTGCAGTACCCGGCCGCGCCCGTCCCGCTCGGCGGCGGTCTGGGCGGCTGGATGGACTTCATGGACAGCGTCGAGGACGGCACCGACGCCGCCGCCGAACAACTCGAGGCCTTCGCCGAGCGCTGCCCGCAGACCAAGGTGGTGCTCGCCGGGTACTCGCAGGGCGCGATGGTGATCCACCGCAATCTGCACGACCTGGCCGACACCGGGCACGTGGTGGCCGCGTTGTTGGTCGCCGACGGGGATCGGTTGCCCACCGACACCACCATCAACATGGGATCGACGGCCGTGGTGCCCGGCATGGGCAAGGGGGTCGCCCAGGAACACTCCTTCCTGGCGTCGACCGACACATCGCCGCTGCCGCCGCAGATCGGAGCCCGCACCGTCAGCGTCTGCGATGTGGGCGACCCGGTGTGCGATTACGACGCCGAAGCCGAGGAGATCCCCGCCGCGGCGATCGCGATCCACACCGCCTACGCGCCGGCCACCAGCGGCGCGCACGCCTGGGGTACGCCGCTGTACAACCTGGTGATGAATTCGGCCCATACACCGCTCTGA
- a CDS encoding nitrile hydratase accessory protein has protein sequence MKLHQTCTTDQAAPSFDHDWQRRAFGLALALSEFGHYPWSEFQQSLIDTIGAWESAPEPARGDWEYYDHWVAALEHVVDHRKILTAPLMTDDGDHAVHDDHH, from the coding sequence ATGAAACTCCACCAGACCTGCACCACCGATCAGGCGGCCCCGTCCTTCGACCACGACTGGCAGCGGCGTGCCTTCGGGCTCGCGTTGGCACTGTCCGAGTTCGGGCACTACCCCTGGAGCGAGTTTCAGCAGAGCCTCATCGACACCATCGGGGCCTGGGAATCCGCGCCCGAACCCGCCCGCGGGGACTGGGAGTACTACGATCACTGGGTGGCGGCGCTCGAACATGTTGTGGATCACCGGAAGATCCTCACCGCGCCGTTGATGACCGACGACGGTGACCACGCCGTCCATGACGACCACCACTGA